In Acropora muricata isolate sample 2 chromosome 13, ASM3666990v1, whole genome shotgun sequence, the DNA window CTGCTAACTCATTGCTCTTATTTACCGATAATGATTTTGAAACAAGCATCTCTCTCAGCCTAAAGATTCTGATTTTAGCAAGAAGAAAAGATGAATGTCAAAACTAGTGGTACATACAATTCAAGAACGAATGAAATGGATGTATATATATTTGAAGTGCAGTTACAGATAAAAGAGTTGACTACGAGGATCACTCCACTGATTCGTTATTTCAGGAACTTTGACTTCGAATACTCACGCAGGAATACTTTTCCCAGTGACTGAGCCTATAGGCGATATTGAAATGCAAGCGAGTAGTCCAATGACAGCAAACAGCGGCGCTAGTCTAAAGaactttgctttcaaatcacAGATAAATTCACTCTCTTCACTAACTTTTCGTCAGCCATTcgccgttccccgttccccgtttcCCGTTCGCATTTTTAGTAACATCCGTTTTTAAATGGCATTTGTGTTTTCAAGGTGAAATGTGAACCTGATAGCGTGACGTCGGTGACGAAATGAAATGCGACCATACTCTGATCATAGACAATTTTGAATTTACGCAACTATAGTATCGTTTAGTTTGGCTATTTTGCTCCTAAATTATTTTCATGGCACAACACTCTTCAGCTTCAAATAGCATTAGTTTTTTGTTGCGTGGATCAGATGAACCGACTCCAGAACAGGGCTCGGCTGATTAATCGGAATACGAAGATCGTGATCGACGGAGAAGTCCCGCGGACGATGACGACGAAAACAACATCCATACCACTGGTCTCTTCCTCCACCTAAGGAATCTTGGACCAAAgattcaaacaccgcactgcatataacacaacatttctttcatataaggAATCTTGGTTTGAAATATACTACAGAGACCCAAATGTTCCTGGAACATTTTTCCGAGGGCAGCTTCGACTTGATAAGAGGACATTCGAGCTTTTCCTGGACAAGCTACGACCACAGCTAACGAGAGAGGACACGAGAGTGAGAAACTGCATATCCACTGAAAAAATACTACCCTTAATTTTGGTCTTCACAAGTTGGGAAATGGGAGCTCCTACTATGCTATAGGTCCTAACTTCAATTTTGGAAGATCTACCGCAGTACTTGAGGCAGTATCATGAGATGTTGTTGACGCTCTCTTGGAACTAAAAGATTTGTATATCAGGTTTCCCGAAACCGAGGAACAAGTTATAGCTGCAAGAGAAAGTTTTCAACTGTGGTCTGCTTTGCCTAATGTTGTTGGTGCTATAGATGGTACCCACGTCAGGATAAAAACCCCAGTAGAAAACGAGCCCGATTATTTTAGTCGATATCAGGATCATGACATTGAAGTCCAGGGAGTAGTGGATGGAAATATGACTTTTCAAGACGTGGAAGCTGGTTCCCGACAGTACGGGCGCATGATGCACGAGTGTTGCGAAACAGCAACATTTTCTCTAGGACACCGGACTGAAATCGTGAGATCCTTACAAGGTCACCTGTTTCTATTGGTAGGAATGACACACGACCATTTTTAGGAGGAGAGAGTGCTTCTCCTCTATCAAATTGGCTGATAAAACCTTTTTCTGAGAGAACCAATGATCCCCCGGTGTAATTAAAAAGCCGTTGGAGACTACTGCACAAGTGTCTGGATAGCAAGATCAATTTTGTCAATAAGACAGTCATAGCATGTGTGTTACTTCATAATTTCTGTATACGGGCGGGTGATTTCTGGGATGAGCCTCCTGATGATTACGACGATAACGGGAGTGAATATGAGAACGATGATATGGTTGGGGATGGAGAACATGTAAGACAAATTCTGATAAACTACGTAAACCGCTTATGACCTTTTTTAACCAATTACAAAAGCAACATTGGCTTGGACAATGTTGCCGATATAGGGCACTCAAACTTAGCTTGTTGCGTTTTCTTCATCCATTgttactgttttgttttgttttgtgcttGCTTTTAAACGCTACCctgttggtaaatgcgtgatgtgattggctgtgaaaaCGTGTGCGgggataggttatgcaaatagatgggttgtaaaatgaataataaacaaggtgtttcCTGTTGaggaaacgtttgtaaggtgcgggaagaggttgacaacagTCCttcagtcaccaacaacagtccttctcaggactccaatcacccagatctttttcaatcaaggtaagttcCTCATAGTTGGAGTTTGCATCTTTAATTCCAGCTGTTCATACTCGGGCTGTACAGTTTGAAGGAAAGAGAGCAAGTACCGTGAGTCTCTTTGTTTTTAGCGACACGTACTTAGCAACTTACCAATTCCGGACTTTTTATCATGAGTTCCGCGTAGCCGTTTTAtttgttagctttttttttagtttgagCTCCATTTTCTTCTCCTCTTGGTAATGTGCTGGCCACTCTTTATCTGTCAACGGCTCGTCAGCGtaaatttcctttgttttgctttggtatGGGTCATCTTGATCGCTCGAGTGAAGTGATCCTTCGAATTGCAATCGTACTCAATGTTTACACGACTACCAGTCGATGCAAGTGACCGGGATCGGATCGGAGAATCCTGCAATGACGTCACTATCCCCAGTCTTGACTTCACTCGGTCGTGCAGCagaaaaaataactttgaaaatttacaaaaaatcAAGGTTATATGGGATCCGATGTCTAATAATTTTCGTTAAGCGCTAGTTCTAAAGAAATTACGAATTGCAAACTGAAGGTACAGGGTAAAGGGTTATACAGAACAATTTTTAGGGACTAGCCAGCATTAAAAGCTGCGAGGTagcgttttcaattttttcatatatttgTCTGAAATTGCTAATGAAAATTCCCGGGAAAAAATTACAgacaaatatatggaaacatTAAAAACGCCACCGGGTAACTTCTGTGAAAGAGTAGCTTCTTAAATTTGGTCTGAATAATCTTATAACTTATTTTGCGTTAATGAcaagcaaaaggtgtaatagtAGCCAACGAAACAAGATGTCCAGTTAGCTTTGGTTTATTAGTTCATTGAAGAAGAAATGTTGGATTGCCTCGTAAAGGAGCAATAACCTGACCTTTCTTCTGGCGGTACagatgttttcctttttttcggaAAAGGGTGAAAAGAAATGCGCCAGCACAATAGCAATCCATAAGTGGTAACTAGCAACGTAAAGGtttctgggacaaaaaagtgaTCGTGTCTCCTTCTCCGTGAAGATGGCCAACCGAAACGTGCACTTGTTAGATGCCTCTCAAAGGTCTGATGCTTTCGAGAAAGAAGTTCAAAAACTGCTAAGCCAAGAAAATCCTACAGAAGCTGTCCTTGGATTAGAACGTCATTTGGGCATCGAAAACGAAGGAGGAAGAGGGCAGGAAACGATTCCAAGTGTTCTGAGAAGATGGCGGAATGACAATAGAGTAAATGCAAACTataaaaaagaaaccaaaaacgTTCTAAAACgactcgccattttcaaaactcATAAGGTTCCGCTGTTCATCGATGACTTCGGAGATAAGAATCTGTTAAGCAGCTATTACAGAACCGAGGAAGTGGTTATTGAACCAGAAGATTCGATTTATCACGTCACGCATCTTAAGGAAGCCGTGAGCATCGCTTGCACTAAGGAATTGAAGGCAAGTGATGAGAAGAATATTATGGAAGGATGTTGGTTTGGTATTGACTTGAAGCCAGAGAAGCCGGAGAGCGTTTATGGCAGCAGATATTTCGAAACCACGCTTTCTAAGCTAGGAGTTGGTGGATTGCGTCAAGGCGAGATTGTGTATTACAAACGCGAGGTGAATGTGATCCTTTACGCAGATAACGAGGGCGACGCGAACGGGGTGAAGAAACCTACTGAAGCAACCGCGCGGAGATTGCATAAGAATAGTAACATGTATGTAAAGGTATCGATCTTTGTACCGAAAAGATTCCTGCCCAAACCAGATAACTTCGATCAAGTTATAAGTGGTCCTTTCAAAGCTGAACACGGCGATATGTGTGTCAGAGGGTTGCGGTTTTTCAAGTGCCGCCCTGACAAGGACCATTGCTTTGAATGTGAGTACATCTTATTATCTTTCAACATCGTTAAAACAACTTACTGAAAATATTATTAAGCCTAGTTTCACAGTTTTCTAATCATTCTGTTGCCAACTTCTAATGGTTTTTACTGTAAGTCCATTCACATATGGAATCGCGTTCAATTGCCCTTATTCTGGAACCACAATCAACAGGAAACCTATGAATAATTATTCCTAGCCTAAATTTTTTAGCCGCCAGACAGCTGAAATTCAGTCAACTGAATTTCTGGCTTTAAAAAGAATTGGAGCCCATCACCTTTTCAAAGTTGCTGTCACACCATATTCAAGGCTCACTCCTCCGTCTGATTTTATCAACAAGGAAGACTATCATGTATACATGCTCATTTCTGTAAATCTCTACAAAATTCCATCGGCGAACTTACCTTCCCTTCGCTTGTACGCTGCCAAGGGCAACCCTTAGATTGGAATTTTGCCAAATGTTTCTTCGCAAATATGCAGAAAGTTACTAATTTGGATTGCAACCAAAATATTGACTGTTATCCTCAACTATCGAGATAGAAGGATATTTTAAGTGGattattaaaattgaaaaacctGGAACGAAACGATTTAATAACTTTCATAGTTTTGTGTTTGAAATCTTAAACGTCGCGCAATCTTaatcgtttgattgctcttggTGCGTAACATATTAACTTCGATTGTGAATGAAGTAAAAGAGGTATAATCATGTATCTAATATACCATTATTGCAAAGAATAACTTACGATCGTAAACTATCACCGATCACAGACCTGTCTTGGAAACGAAATAGTCTGTTCTCTTGATAAAGGGTaaacaaacaattatttctGAATCACCTGTACAGAGAGGAAACAAAGAATAGTTTTATCGCTTAGTACGAATGGAATCAGGAAGACGTAGATCTCGAAAATAAAGACAATTTCCTAAAACGCACAAGGAGCGTCGAGACGAGTAAAGGGTTAAAACGAAAGTTCAGTCCTGATCCTGAAGGTTGCCAAAGACAAATTGTTACATGACTATGGTGCCGTGTCGGTAGAGCAGTGAAGCACGAAACTTTGGAATTAAATAAGTTGATAgtaacgaagctgacgtctcgagcgtttttgggtggaagctgaataatttgacCTCGGTTATTCATTCTTCTTTTTAAGTTCTTGttggttattcattattcataataTCGCTTATTAAGGGTGCTGTTTTCATCATTATTCCCCCAAACATGGCtgtgttattcattattcatgaGTTTTCAAACTCAAAGTCATTATTCATGGGTCCTTGGTTATTCGTTCTTATGATCAATGACCTCCGCCCCTCAGATGCACAAACATGGAAATATGTTGACGACACTACCCTTGCAGAAGTGATCCCGAAGGATGGTGTTAGTCACATCCAGAGTGCTGTGGATTCGGTCGTCCGCTGGTCGCGCAGTAACAAGCTCCAACTTAACGTTGACAAGTGCAAAGAATTAACGATTGACTTTAAGAGGATCAGACAGTCTTTTGTCCCCATATCGATCAATGACAAAGATCTAGATTATGTCACAGAAGTTAAGATTCTAGGCCTAAACATCTCAAATAACTTGCTGTGGAATGACCACATTTCTGACATAATtaagaaatcaaatgaagatatgaacATTTCTTCCATATGATTAAGAAAGCTAATAAGAGAATCTATTTTCTGATCTTACTTAAAAGAGCTAGAGTTCCATCAAATGATATTCTTAGTTTCTATTGCACATGTGTAAGACCGGTTTTAGTACTGCGCGCCAGTTTTTCACCATAGCCTCCCTGCGTATCTATGCAACGACATCGAACGTGTGCAGAGGCGCGCCTTATCTGTCATCGCACCAGCAAGTTCATACCACAAAACTCTATCTCGATTCAATCTATgcacgcttaaagaaagacgctCCGGATTGTGTGAGAAACTCTTCACCTCTATTAAGCTAGATAAAGAGCATAAACTTCACCACTTTCTTCCGGAGAAGAATTTGTCTACGTACAGTCTTAGGAAGCCGCGcccttttaagaattttaaggcTCGTACAAATCGTTTTAAGAACACTTTCTTTCCAGCGATGACCATTATTTAGATTGTAATATTTTGGTATTTAGCTAGAAATagttttaatgataattttttttttaacatgtaaataaatcatatcgattattatgtaaatttttacgcAATTCAGTCTGGTGACTGCCTTGTAAAATGCtgcaataaactatctatctatctatctatctacctatctatctattttcttttttgattcccgttattcattattcattattgattattcagcttccacccccgagagcgttagccattcgtcattcgctctgacaaagggctaacgttcgaaacgtcatcttcgtaatctaatcggaaagtgacgacgatgggctaacgctcgaaacgtcagcttcgtaatcttttaaCAATGGAAAGTGGACCTCTATTATGATATTCTTCGGTCGAGCCTGCGTGCGGACATAAGGTTGTCTCGTTCCCAGATTCGATATGTCTATTTCCTTTCGGTGATAcactattttttctttctgagaGAATAGTTTGTAAGAATCTTAGGGCTGAAATTTTCACAGGGGGTGGGACTTTTTTTAGAATATATTTTTGCGTGTTGAAGACCtgtaaaataaagtaaaaatttaGGTGACGAAGCAAGGTATGCTTTTCTCTAAAATCTAAGAATAGTCATAAGAACATTTCAGCCTCAAATTGGAAGAAAAATATGAATACTCCAGCCTGGGCACGAAATGCACTCttcttatattaaaaaaaaaaagagtagcGTAGTGCTGATATGAAATATAGAATCAGCTAAAGATCTTATTCCTTGTATTTTTATTGTTCACTTTAGTGTCTTGTGACAAATGGATGAAAGATGTAAGACGAGAGGAGCATCCTGCCACAATTATTGAGAGGATAAAGTTATAGTATGTCTGCCAAATTTTCAAGAGTATGAAGTTGTTATCAATGAATGGGTGTCAAGAGTGGTGTCTTAAATTcgagaaaaaaaacgaaagatgTACACACGCTTATATCGTGCATACGCACAGGGCTGGTGTAAGCATTTTCCCACCTTGCCCCTcgctgttttgttgttgtcgaATAATTTCGCGCCACTTTTGCGATCAAGGCTAAACTCCTTGTGAAAggcgttttttttcttttgtggttgTTGGTGTTGGTTCATTTTTTGATTGTTTCATCATgattcaaattttgaaagctggcatcaaacgagttgatgcgAGTGAAGGTGAAATTACTACCGTGAAAAGATTGCCAACGTTTCGAGGGTTAACATTTCGTCAAACAATGGGCTAGCCCCTTCTTGATTCAGCTATATTAAGGTCTTCTATCACAGTACAAATGgaattttgtttgtaaatacgATTTCCAGAGGTAAATAAACTAAGTATACCGGGGCATGTATCCAGAGGTTTTTCAACGCGGTCTGATCATAGAAACGCCATGGCAACTTCCAATGATATTATGGTTTTATCAGTGTTTTCATGTCTATGCTTCAGAGGGAATCTCCTCAGCTGATTCACCATTTCCAGTTATGGCACTGCACAAGAGACTATGCTCAGGAATTTTCAGCGTCAAGTAGATTTCAAGTCGTTAATTGCAAGGGGAGCAAGGATCCCCGTATCTTCCCACCTACCTTAACCAAATTTATGTTGGTGCATGATTCTTGAATGCGACATGATTGAACGTTGCTTAATTGGCTGAGCTGAGAGTAAATGCGAAAATCCTTTATTGCTGAAGGAACCCAGGACGTTTTTTGCTGCGGATAATCATGATTAATCCTCAAATTTTCATATGGATTATCGATATCTAACTCGCTGCAACAATGTGCCGCTAGatatattgtttttgttttttttgttttgttttgttttttatgtagGATTTTTCGCTTACTGCCTAATCTTCTTGCAGTTCTAAAGAAAcacttgaaggaaaatttagAGGATTTTTCAACCTTTTTGCGGAATCATGTATTCCTGGCCCTCTTATGGAAGAGGAACTATCCAAGCACCTGAAGGTAAACCGATCATCAATCCCAGCACGGATGATTACACACCTTTTGCTTCTCgcctttttttctcttgctttatttttgtttgtttgtttgtttgttccttttttttttgttagagaGATATAATTCATTGTCCATAAAGTGTGTCTTTTGGACAGCGACAACAAAACCTCTCTCGAATCTCTCAACAGTACCTCTTccttcaagattaccttcatTTTGCTGTTCTGCTTTTTGCCGAGTCATTGATTAACGCCTCGAAGCAAAGATGActgatttttttactttctttctagGATTCTTTCGCATACAGAAGATACCTTATCGACGCATTTGAGGTTCAGATGGCTTCATTGCCTTTGTCTGCATCTTGTTactttccattttgtttttttcagtggaCATCTCAATTTCATTACAAACTTGGGCATGTACCTAGGGCACTTACCACTGACTCATCAGAACTGTTTTGTTAGAGAGATATAACTCATTGTCCATAAAGTGTGTCTTTTGGACAGTGACAACAAAACCTCTCTCGGATCTCTCAACAGTACCTCTTccttcaagattaccttcatTTTGCTGTTCTGCTTTTTGCCGAGTCATTGATTAACGCCTCGAAGCAAAGATGActgatttttttactttctttctagGATTCTTTCGCATACAGAAGAAACCCATTCGACGCATCTGAGGTTCGGATGGCTTCATTGCCTTTGTCTGCATCTTGTTACTTTCCACTTTGCTTTTTTCAGTGGACATCTCAATTTCATTACAAACTTGGGCATGTACCTAGGGCACTTACCACTGACTCATCAGAACTGTTTTGTTAGAGAGATATAACTCATTGTCCATAAAGTGTGTCTTTTGGACAGTGACAACAAAACCTCTCTCGAATCTCTCAAC includes these proteins:
- the LOC136896433 gene encoding uncharacterized protein isoform X3; the encoded protein is MANRNVHLLDASQRSDAFEKEVQKLLSQENPTEAVLGLERHLGIENEGGRGQETIPSVLRRWRNDNRVNANYKKETKNVLKRLAIFKTHKVPLFIDDFGDKNLLSSYYRTEEVVIEPEDSIYHVTHLKEAVSIACTKELKASDEKNIMEGCWFGIDLKPEKPESVYGSRYFETTLSKLGVGGLRQGEIVYYKREVNVILYADNEGDANGVKKPTEATARRLHKNSNMYVKVSIFVPKRFLPKPDNFDQVISGPFKAEHGDMCVRGLRFFKCRPDKDHCFELSCDKWMKDVRREEHPATIIERIKLYSKETLEGKFRGFFNLFAESCIPGPLMEEELSKHLKDSFAYRRYLIDAFEDSFAYRRNPFDASEASFAYRRNPFDASERGFTTWRRASGAQAVAERDDDNGRDNVGYKALIKAFRRKEDAATIIQMIKSWSGPKLEERIRAFFNLLAESCLPDSPLSERDLFNHLAVNRSSIPARLITHLLLLAFFLLLFFVCLFVLFFFLERYNSLSIK
- the LOC136896433 gene encoding uncharacterized protein isoform X1: MANRNVHLLDASQRSDAFEKEVQKLLSQENPTEAVLGLERHLGIENEGGRGQETIPSVLRRWRNDNRVNANYKKETKNVLKRLAIFKTHKVPLFIDDFGDKNLLSSYYRTEEVVIEPEDSIYHVTHLKEAVSIACTKELKASDEKNIMEGCWFGIDLKPEKPESVYGSRYFETTLSKLGVGGLRQGEIVYYKREVNVILYADNEGDANGVKKPTEATARRLHKNSNMYVKVSIFVPKRFLPKPDNFDQVISGPFKAEHGDMCVRGLRFFKCRPDKDHCFELSCDKWMKDVRREEHPATIIERIKLYSKETLEGKFRGFFNLFAESCIPGPLMEEELSKHLKDSFAYRRYLIDAFEDSFAYRRNPFDASEASFAYRRNPFDASERGFTTWRRASGAQAVAERDDDNGRDNVGYKALIKAFRRKEDAATIIQMIKSWSGPKLEERIRAFFNLLAESCLPDSPLSERDLFNHLAASLEYRRQLIEAFERGFTIWKEASGAQAVAERDDDNVPFERLAALTLEDHPATTIKTIKK
- the LOC136896433 gene encoding uncharacterized protein isoform X2, with protein sequence MANRNVHLLDASQRSDAFEKEVQKLLSQENPTEAVLGLERHLGIENEGGRGQETIPSVLRRWRNDNRVNANYKKETKNVLKRLAIFKTHKVPLFIDDFGDKNLLSSYYRTEEVVIEPEDSIYHVTHLKEAVSIACTKELKASDEKNIMEGCWFGIDLKPEKPESVYGSRYFETTLSKLGVGGLRQGEIVYYKREVNVILYADNEGDANGVKKPTEATARRLHKNSNMYVKVSIFVPKRFLPKPDNFDQVISGPFKAEHGDMCVRGLRFFKCRPDKDHCFELSCDKWMKDVRREEHPATIIERIKLYSKETLEGKFRGFFNLFAESCIPGPLMEEELSKHLKDSFAYRRYLIDAFEDSFAYRRNPFDASEASFAYRRNPFDASERGFTTWRRASGAQAVAERDDDNVGYKALIKAFRRKEDAATIIQMIKSWSGPKLEERIRAFFNLLAESCLPDSPLSERDLFNHLAASLEYRRQLIEAFERGFTIWKEASGAQAVAERDDDNVPFERLAALTLEDHPATTIKTIKK